The DNA region CGAGCTGGTTCATGATGGCGGCGCCTTTTGTTCGTCAATATTGGACAGTCTAGCCAAAAAAAGCACATTTATCCCGAAATGGCGTAGCAATAGACTGCGTTGTACCAGGCAGGGCCTCTGCCTGACGAATCGCCACCCATCAGGAGAACACCATGATTCAACGCATCGCGCTCATCACCGGCGGCAGCCGCGGTCTCGGCAAAAATGCAGCCCTCAAGCTGGCCGCCAGGGGCGTCGACGTCATCGTCACCTACCACACCCGTCAAGCCGAAGCCGAAGCGCTGGTTGCCGAAATCGAACAGCACGGCCGCCGGGCTGCCGCGCTTCAGCTGGATGCCGGCAATGTGCCGGCCTTCGCAGACTTCACCGCACAGCTGAAAGAACGGTTGCAACACAAATGGCAAACCGGGCAGATCGACTACCTGATCAACAATGCCGGCATGGGGATCTACGGCGGCTTCGCGGAAACCACGGAAGCACAATTCGATGCCCTGATGAACGTGCATCTGAAAGGCGTCTTCTTCCTGACCCAGGCGCTGCTGCCCCTGATCGCTGATGGTGGACGCATCCTGAACATCTCCAGTGGGCTGGCGCGTTTCAGCCTCCCCGGCTACGCCGCCTACGCCACCATGAAGGGCGCGATCGAGACCCTGACGCGCTACCTCGCCAAGGAACTCGGCCCGCGCGGCATCTCGGTCAATGTCCTGGCACCCGGCGCCATCGAAACTGACTTTGGCGGTGGTCATACCCGTGACAATCCGCAGGTTAATGCCATGATCGCCGCCAATACGGCCATGGGTCGGG from Paludibacterium sp. B53371 includes:
- a CDS encoding SDR family NAD(P)-dependent oxidoreductase, with protein sequence MIQRIALITGGSRGLGKNAALKLAARGVDVIVTYHTRQAEAEALVAEIEQHGRRAAALQLDAGNVPAFADFTAQLKERLQHKWQTGQIDYLINNAGMGIYGGFAETTEAQFDALMNVHLKGVFFLTQALLPLIADGGRILNISSGLARFSLPGYAAYATMKGAIETLTRYLAKELGPRGISVNVLAPGAIETDFGGGHTRDNPQVNAMIAANTAMGRAGLPDDIGDAIAALLTAESNWITGQRIEASGGMML